DNA sequence from the Desulfovibrio desulfuricans DSM 642 genome:
CTGTAACCGAGCAAACGTATTATCGATGGCGCAAGGAATATGGAGGCATGGGGACTGAGCAGCTCAAGCGATTGAAAGAACTAGAAAAGGAAAACGCTAGGCTGCGACGAGCCGTCGCTGATTTAAGCCTTGAAAAAATTATTCTTGCGGAGGCGGCAAAGGGAA
Encoded proteins:
- a CDS encoding transposase, which produces MGRKAFTPEQIIFKLREVEVLVGQGESIALACRKIAVTEQTYYRWRKEYGGMGTEQLKRLKELEKENARLRRAVADLSLEKIILAEAAKG